In Hydrogenobacter hydrogenophilus, the following proteins share a genomic window:
- a CDS encoding DUF996 domain-containing protein: MTQQNGLATEKVNISTQKLLGGIGSLLMLLSFIPVIGILLGILGIVFWLVSMYQISSKIKKPEIFSKAIIGFILALLGWIIALMFGLMSFVSFFASSGFTRDEGQVGLGIGIGIFIALLVDYIISIVAAYFYKEAYKILAVTINHNLFRTAGLLMYIGAITVILFGIGIILWIVGWIILVIAFFTAPDEVEIRA, translated from the coding sequence ATGACACAGCAGAACGGCTTAGCCACAGAAAAAGTAAATATATCCACTCAAAAACTGCTTGGTGGTATAGGATCTCTTCTTATGTTGCTAAGCTTCATACCAGTAATAGGAATTCTTCTTGGCATATTGGGAATAGTTTTTTGGCTTGTTAGTATGTATCAAATTAGTAGCAAAATCAAAAAACCAGAAATTTTCAGTAAAGCTATAATAGGTTTCATTTTAGCGTTGTTGGGTTGGATTATAGCGCTTATGTTTGGTTTAATGAGTTTTGTAAGCTTTTTTGCCTCCTCAGGATTTACGAGAGATGAGGGACAGGTAGGTTTAGGTATAGGTATAGGTATATTTATTGCGCTGTTGGTAGACTATATAATTTCTATAGTAGCTGCCTATTTTTATAAAGAAGCCTACAAAATTCTTGCAGTAACCATAAACCACAACCTCTTTAGGACAGCTGGCCTTCTCATGTATATAGGTGCGATTACCGTAATTCTGTTTGGCATAGGTATAATTTTATGGATTGTAGGTTGGATAATACTTGTAATAGCATTCTTTACAGCACCAGACGAGGTAGAAATTAGAGCATAA